Proteins from one Chroococcidiopsis sp. CCMEE 29 genomic window:
- a CDS encoding ABC transporter substrate-binding protein — translation MSRFLVFSACVAIIVAAFSLSGCVREKTKKIVGFSQTENIGPWRVAETSSIKEEAAKRKEIYDFLMTDAQGQTSKQFADIEDLIARQVDAIFLAPREYEGLTPALEAARVAKIPVFLIDREAAGRPGEHFVSFLGSNFIAQGRRVGSWLAQATDGKASIVELTGTAGSSVAIDRAKGFRDAIGSYPNMKIIATQTADFSRAAAQRVMENIIQAKGSDITAVYAHNDEMALGAIQALKSYGMKPGKDVIVGSIDGQKAALEAIIRGELGVSVESNPRFGPLVFATMEKYFAGEKIPPRIILEDRLFDVTNAKDFVHEAY, via the coding sequence ATGTCAAGGTTCCTGGTATTTAGCGCCTGCGTTGCGATTATCGTCGCGGCTTTCTCACTGTCCGGCTGTGTGCGTGAGAAAACGAAAAAGATTGTCGGATTTTCCCAGACGGAGAACATCGGTCCGTGGCGCGTCGCCGAAACGAGTAGCATCAAGGAAGAAGCCGCCAAGCGTAAGGAAATCTACGATTTCCTGATGACAGACGCCCAAGGGCAGACGTCGAAGCAGTTCGCCGACATCGAGGATTTGATCGCACGACAAGTTGACGCCATATTCCTCGCGCCACGCGAGTATGAGGGCCTCACGCCCGCTCTCGAAGCGGCGAGAGTGGCAAAAATACCGGTGTTTCTCATTGACCGTGAAGCTGCGGGAAGACCGGGCGAGCACTTCGTCAGCTTTCTCGGGTCGAATTTCATCGCGCAAGGTCGCCGCGTTGGCTCTTGGCTCGCCCAGGCGACCGATGGCAAGGCGTCAATCGTGGAGCTCACCGGAACGGCGGGTTCGTCGGTGGCAATTGATCGGGCTAAGGGGTTTCGCGACGCGATCGGCAGTTATCCCAACATGAAGATCATCGCCACGCAGACAGCGGACTTTTCACGGGCTGCGGCCCAGCGTGTAATGGAAAACATCATCCAGGCGAAGGGCTCCGACATCACCGCAGTGTATGCTCACAACGACGAAATGGCATTGGGTGCCATCCAAGCTCTCAAGTCCTATGGCATGAAACCCGGCAAGGATGTAATAGTCGGTTCAATCGACGGTCAGAAAGCCGCGCTCGAGGCGATTATCCGTGGCGAGCTTGGCGTGAGTGTCGAGTCAAACCCGCGTTTTGGTCCACTTGTTTTCGCCACGATGGAGAAGTATTTTGCTGGCGAGAAAATTCCTCCTAGGATCATTCTCGAGGACAGACTCTTCGACGTGACCAACGCCAAGGATTTCGTGCATGAAGCATACTAG
- a CDS encoding SDR family oxidoreductase — translation MLNVDSKVIAITGASSGIGEATARLLARKGLRVVLGARRTDRLAAIASEIRDKGGVAEYCALDVTSLEQMQAFVEFAKDQFGRVDVVVNNAGLMPLSKLEALKIDEWNRMIDVNIRGVLHGIAAALPIFKQQQSGQFVNISSVGGHNVYPTAAVYCATKFAVWAISEGLRQESTDVRVTVISPGVTESELASTITDAEAAQWVEGFREAIIPADAIARAIAFAIEQPADVDVNEIIVRPLGQSS, via the coding sequence ATGTTAAACGTTGACAGTAAAGTTATCGCCATCACAGGAGCAAGTAGTGGCATTGGTGAAGCCACCGCTAGATTACTCGCTCGCAAGGGCTTACGGGTTGTGTTGGGGGCACGGCGCACCGATCGACTCGCAGCGATCGCATCTGAAATCCGTGATAAAGGTGGCGTAGCAGAATATTGTGCCCTGGATGTAACTAGCCTCGAACAGATGCAAGCCTTTGTAGAGTTTGCAAAAGATCAGTTTGGTCGCGTTGATGTTGTTGTGAACAATGCAGGCTTGATGCCGCTCTCTAAGCTAGAAGCATTGAAGATCGACGAGTGGAACCGCATGATTGATGTGAACATTCGCGGCGTACTTCACGGCATCGCTGCCGCCCTGCCCATCTTCAAGCAGCAACAATCTGGACAGTTTGTGAATATATCCTCGGTTGGTGGGCACAACGTATACCCGACAGCAGCAGTGTACTGCGCCACTAAATTTGCGGTCTGGGCGATCTCCGAGGGACTGCGGCAGGAATCGACGGATGTTCGGGTCACAGTCATTTCACCCGGAGTGACCGAGTCCGAACTTGCCAGCACTATCACCGATGCTGAAGCGGCGCAGTGGGTGGAGGGATTCCGCGAGGCAATTATTCCAGCCGACGCGATCGCCCGTGCCATTGCCTTTGCAATCGAGCAGCCAGCAGATGTGGATGTCAACGAAATTATCGTTCGACCGCTCGGACAGAGCAGCTAA
- a CDS encoding sugar ABC transporter ATP-binding protein, with translation MNQATRTVLRMTDIKKSFSGVPALWGVDFELKAGEIHALVGENGAGKSTLIKIMTGAYRRDAGVIEYNQDRVAFQNPTEAQAVGIVAVYQEIQLVDFRTVAENIFLGREPHCLGIIDRQRMNTEAAKILRRLGLYIDPRSVVGSLNIAHRQMVTIARAISFGARALIFDEPTSSLTETEVCVLFDVIRRLKSEGTSIVYVSHRFEELYAVCDRVTVLRDGRNIVTQSLATLNRLDLVCHMLGRKPDEVRKGVTAFAERPQNAAGQPVLLQAEALKYQNRLDGVSIEVRHGEIVGLAGLLGSGRSETARALFGVEPVDGGTVKLEGSLLSLGGPHDAIDAGMAFLSEDRKADGIIPELSVRENLTLAALPALTQWGIVSRKRQGELVDRFMQRLGIKAASAEQKIHELSGGNQQKVLLARWLCKNTKLLLLDEPTRGIDVGAKSEIQRLIAELAEQGLGVLMISSEVEELVEGSQRVVVLRDGRSVAQLGGEQKNIKAILHAMAEGADHKEAVGG, from the coding sequence ATGAATCAAGCGACTCGGACTGTCTTGCGCATGACGGACATAAAGAAAAGTTTTTCCGGCGTGCCAGCGCTCTGGGGCGTCGATTTTGAACTAAAGGCAGGCGAGATCCATGCGCTGGTCGGCGAGAACGGTGCTGGCAAATCAACGCTGATCAAGATCATGACGGGAGCGTATCGACGAGACGCGGGCGTCATAGAGTACAACCAGGACCGCGTTGCATTCCAGAATCCGACCGAAGCGCAGGCGGTAGGCATCGTAGCCGTCTACCAGGAGATCCAGCTCGTGGATTTCCGAACCGTTGCCGAGAATATTTTTCTTGGCAGGGAGCCCCATTGCCTCGGCATCATTGATAGACAGCGCATGAACACCGAGGCGGCCAAGATCCTGAGGCGCCTGGGGTTGTATATCGACCCGCGCTCGGTGGTTGGTTCGCTCAATATTGCCCATCGCCAGATGGTGACCATCGCGCGCGCCATATCCTTTGGCGCGCGGGCGCTCATCTTCGATGAACCCACGAGCTCGCTTACGGAAACCGAGGTCTGTGTTCTTTTTGACGTCATACGTCGGCTAAAGTCGGAAGGTACATCCATCGTTTACGTCAGCCACCGTTTTGAAGAGCTCTACGCCGTGTGCGATCGCGTGACAGTCCTGCGTGATGGGCGCAACATCGTGACGCAGTCGCTGGCCACGCTCAATCGCCTGGATCTCGTCTGTCATATGCTGGGCCGCAAGCCCGATGAGGTGAGAAAAGGAGTCACGGCGTTCGCGGAACGACCGCAAAACGCGGCAGGTCAGCCAGTGCTCCTGCAGGCGGAAGCTCTCAAATATCAGAACCGGCTCGACGGCGTCTCAATTGAAGTGCGGCATGGCGAAATCGTCGGGCTTGCGGGTTTGCTCGGCTCTGGTCGCAGCGAAACGGCGCGCGCTCTGTTCGGGGTCGAACCAGTTGACGGTGGAACCGTAAAACTCGAAGGTAGCCTTCTCTCCCTGGGTGGTCCCCATGACGCTATCGACGCGGGGATGGCTTTCCTCTCAGAGGACCGCAAGGCAGACGGCATCATCCCTGAGCTTTCGGTGCGCGAAAACCTCACGCTTGCCGCTCTACCAGCCCTTACGCAATGGGGCATCGTTTCCAGGAAACGACAGGGCGAACTCGTTGACCGTTTCATGCAGCGTCTTGGCATCAAGGCGGCTAGCGCCGAGCAGAAGATCCACGAACTCTCCGGCGGCAATCAGCAGAAAGTCCTTCTCGCGCGGTGGCTGTGCAAGAATACGAAACTTCTTCTCCTCGACGAGCCGACTCGCGGTATCGACGTTGGTGCAAAGAGCGAGATCCAGCGGCTGATCGCCGAACTAGCGGAGCAAGGGCTGGGAGTTTTGATGATTTCATCGGAAGTGGAAGAACTCGTTGAAGGCTCACAGCGTGTCGTCGTCCTGCGTGACGGGCGGTCAGTCGCCCAACTGGGTGGCGAGCAGAAGAACATAAAGGCAATTCTGCATGCCATGGCGGAAGGCGCAGATCATAAGGAAGCCGTCGGTGGGTAG
- a CDS encoding ABC transporter permease → MAATRSLALAGMQLSRRLARVLTSQGLLLLLFSLALFASFRYETFLTPLNLMNIMRQNSMLAIVALGMTVVILSGGIDLSVGALVALGGVVAAMLAGQGSLMAIVGGIASTTLFGVVNGLFVSRARLQPFVVTLFTASAARGLALSITEEKSIAVSSAVSGLVWLGRGFIGPLPVPVVMVALLYFAAWFMLHRSRLGLHMFAVGDNEEASRLMGVSPDRVKLAAYTISGLLSGLAGVVLAGRLGAGQPVAALGWETDAIAAAVMGGTFLGGGQGSVFPTLAGVLLLGMMYNLLNLEGTITPWWQLLLRGGFLLLIVIFQQGVVKTSRVDS, encoded by the coding sequence ATGGCTGCCACAAGGTCTCTTGCGCTTGCGGGCATGCAACTCTCGAGGCGTCTCGCGAGGGTTCTCACCTCGCAGGGCTTGCTGCTCCTGCTGTTTAGTTTGGCTCTGTTCGCATCGTTTCGTTATGAAACCTTCCTGACGCCTCTTAACCTCATGAACATTATGCGACAGAACAGCATGCTCGCGATCGTGGCGCTGGGCATGACCGTCGTGATCCTGAGCGGGGGAATCGATCTCTCCGTGGGTGCCCTCGTTGCTCTAGGCGGCGTCGTCGCAGCAATGCTCGCCGGACAGGGAAGCCTCATGGCAATCGTCGGCGGCATTGCAAGCACCACCTTGTTCGGTGTGGTAAACGGTCTTTTCGTGTCCCGCGCGAGGCTCCAGCCGTTCGTTGTTACGTTATTCACCGCGAGCGCTGCGCGTGGGCTGGCGCTGAGCATCACCGAGGAAAAGTCGATTGCCGTATCATCGGCAGTTTCGGGACTTGTTTGGCTGGGCAGGGGGTTTATTGGTCCCCTCCCTGTCCCCGTAGTTATGGTTGCGCTCCTGTATTTCGCAGCCTGGTTCATGCTGCACAGGAGCCGATTAGGATTGCACATGTTTGCTGTAGGCGACAACGAGGAGGCCTCGCGGCTCATGGGCGTGAGCCCGGACCGGGTGAAGCTCGCGGCCTACACGATAAGCGGTCTGCTTTCAGGGCTTGCCGGTGTTGTTCTCGCGGGCCGTCTAGGGGCGGGTCAGCCTGTGGCCGCGCTTGGCTGGGAGACGGATGCGATCGCCGCTGCCGTCATGGGAGGAACGTTTCTCGGAGGGGGTCAGGGGAGCGTGTTTCCAACGCTTGCCGGTGTCCTTCTGCTGGGAATGATGTACAATCTTCTGAATCTGGAGGGGACCATTACCCCGTGGTGGCAGCTCTTGCTCCGGGGCGGTTTCCTGCTTCTGATCGTGATCTTCCAGCAGGGTGTAGTCAAAACCAGTCGGGTAGACAGCTAA
- a CDS encoding ABC transporter permease has translation MKQNKTQMNSKKRGSGWGTLWNPNFGAPAALLILYVANAVFTPRFATVSNTLNMLLQVSTTMIVAVGMTFAIASRGIDLTVGSTMALVSVIMALLINHGMAIAISAALSGALLIGLLNGFLISRLKLEPLITTLAALVMWRGVAQVIGDGQLVPFAHPTFEALGKGYLGPIPIQVVIAGVVIAGAFFCIRSTLFGRHIVAVGGNEVAARLAGIRAERVKYIVYMISALLAGLAGLVETARLAMGDPSKVGVNAEFDAIAAVVVGGTPFSGGRANVLGTVVGALIMQVISTSFNMLLIPFTWSLVLKSVIILFAVFLQRPQEV, from the coding sequence GTGAAACAGAACAAGACCCAAATGAATAGCAAAAAGCGCGGTTCGGGTTGGGGAACCCTGTGGAACCCAAACTTCGGCGCACCTGCGGCGCTCCTCATTCTCTATGTTGCAAACGCCGTCTTTACTCCGCGTTTCGCCACAGTTAGCAACACCCTGAACATGTTGCTTCAGGTGTCTACGACGATGATCGTTGCCGTCGGGATGACGTTTGCCATTGCCTCGCGTGGCATCGACCTCACTGTCGGCTCCACCATGGCATTGGTTTCAGTCATTATGGCATTGCTTATTAATCACGGGATGGCGATCGCCATCTCAGCCGCCTTGAGCGGTGCCCTATTGATTGGTCTTCTCAACGGCTTTCTCATCTCACGTCTGAAACTTGAGCCTTTGATCACAACCTTGGCGGCTCTCGTTATGTGGCGTGGGGTCGCTCAGGTCATCGGGGACGGTCAGCTCGTTCCCTTTGCCCATCCCACGTTCGAAGCGCTCGGAAAGGGCTATCTCGGACCCATCCCGATTCAGGTTGTGATTGCAGGAGTTGTCATTGCGGGAGCCTTCTTCTGTATCCGCTCTACGCTTTTCGGACGTCATATCGTTGCAGTCGGCGGCAACGAGGTGGCCGCACGGCTTGCGGGCATCCGGGCGGAGCGTGTGAAATACATCGTCTATATGATTAGCGCCCTGCTTGCCGGGCTTGCCGGGCTCGTCGAGACAGCTCGGCTCGCCATGGGCGATCCCAGCAAGGTCGGTGTAAATGCCGAATTCGACGCCATCGCGGCCGTTGTTGTTGGCGGCACACCCTTCTCCGGTGGTCGCGCGAATGTGCTTGGAACTGTTGTGGGAGCCCTGATCATGCAGGTAATCTCCACGAGCTTTAACATGCTCCTCATTCCGTTTACCTGGTCATTGGTTTTGAAATCCGTAATCATTCTTTTCGCCGTTTTTCTGCAGCGTCCTCAGGAGGTCTAA